Proteins found in one Misgurnus anguillicaudatus chromosome 3, ASM2758022v2, whole genome shotgun sequence genomic segment:
- the LOC141357377 gene encoding uncharacterized protein — translation MKTGLQQRAVTHIISTMCVVRQSTVLIPCTYPDSRYGKLNIGQWVHQRGKSIRVVSRDAFEGRVEFVYSTGGDVGNCSMLLKNVRDSDAGIFSIRFRSLKSGQTWSTSSGVNLSVTDAEVEVISQYDVVTEGDWLVFFCGSCVPSMIVPTYIWRKDGLVYSQNYATNQLDLNSVRLEDAGQFSCVLSGHEGLNSSSVTISVKPGVGNRAAVKKVTVGVISAVFITSVLLVVVRIFLRRKRATSEVQNNTNLQDDKTMKSSEGTYTTLDPKTMSADYDTLDNASETTDNRKP, via the exons GTTTGCAACAGCGTGCGGTTACTCATATTATCAGCACTATGTGTGTTGTCCGACAGTCGACGGTTCTCATACCCTGCACGTACCCTGACTCCAGATATGGGAAGCTGAACATAGGGCAATGGGTTCATCAGAGGGGGAAAAGCATTAGGGTCGTCTCTCGGGATGCGTTTGAAGGCCGTGTGGAGTTTGTGTACTCAACTGGAGGTGACGTTGGCAACTGCTCAATGCTGCTGAAGAACGTGAGAGACAGTGATGCCGGCATCTTCAGTATTAGGTTCAGGAGTCTTAAATCTGGTCAAACCTGGTCAACGTCTAGTGGTGTCAATCTGAGCGTAACAG ATGCAGAGGTGGAGGTGATCTCCCAGTATGATGTGGTGACAGAAGGAGATTGGTTGGTGTTTTTTTGTGGCTCTTGCGTCCCCTCCATGATCGTGCCAACCTACATCTGGAGGAAAGATGGTCTTGTGTACAGTCAAAACTATGCGACTAACCAGCTTGATCTAAACTCTGTCAGACTGGAGGATGCAGGTCAATTTTCCTGCGTGTTAAGCGGTCATGAGGGACTCAACTCCTCGTCTGTTACCATCAGCGTTAAACCTGGAG TAGGAAACCGCGCGGCTGTGAAAAAGGTTACAGTGGGAGTGATATCTGCTGTCTTCATCACATCTGTACTGTTGgttgttgtgaggatatttctCAGAAG GAAAAGGGCAACATCAGAAGTTCAAAACAACACAAATCTACAGGACGATAAAACG ATGAAGTCTTCTGAAGGGACTTACACGACCCTTGACCCCAAGACCATGAGTGCTGATTATGACACACTGGAT AATGCAAGTGAAACCACTGATAACAGGAAACCCTGA